GCCCCATTTTACGACTATTTAGATTACCACTTATAGATGCTCGTGAGGTTCTAGATAACCTGAACTCCGATCGTAAGCTTCCACTCAACACCATTTCCTTGTTGAAAGAGAGTACTGTCATTGTCAAACTTACATTGTCATCTCTTACCGGATAATCCTCCCCTCgtaaattagcttcaaaactcCCACCATATGCCATTTGTCCTGCACCCTCCATGCGCCCAGCATTCAAGACAAATTTTAATCTCTTCCCAACAAACACAGTATCCTCAAGTTTTGCACCGACATAGTACCTCTTTGCCAAAGATGTTAAGGAAATACCACAGTCGGCAATATTGTGCTTTATGTTTTTCAACTTTGTGTTGCTACGAACAGTACACATATAATCTTTACCCGTGGACTGAACATCAACACCCATAGAATAAGTAGGGCCCCATGGATCAACATAAGCTGCAGCACACTCGGATTGAATACTGAAATCCTGCTTGTTCTTATTCATCTGTCCCACAACTGAAGCATATacattcttctttatttctgTAGTTGCCTCCAAGTTTATACCATCAAAGCCCGCATCGTGATCCCATCCTTGGGGATCAAGAACAGGCCTCACAAGCCATTGGTCGTCAGAAACAAGGCAACGATATCTATGGCCGTGGCAGTCTGAGTCAAAACATGGAGGAACAGCCATATCGGGTAGCAAAACAGGCTCAGGAGGTGCCTGTTGATCATCCGGGTTATCACTGTTCAAAAACTTCTGCTCTGTTGAGAGTAGCTTCTCTTTGCGCTTACGGTAGTCTTCTTTCAACTGTTTCTTCAAGAAAAGGGTTTCCCTGTAATCCATTTCATCCAGATAATCTTTTTTCAACGGCTCAGACAACATTTCAAACTGAGATTTCGTCAACACTCGTATGGGTGGAAGTTgatcattttcatcttcttcgttATCATAGAGTAATATTtcctcaatttcatcatcagTGCCACTTAAATTGGATATAGGGTGATGGCGTAGGAGAGACGAAAGGAGATGGGGCATAGAAGGAATTCGGGTACTGCTTGACGGTCCTAGTTCTACACTGTTCTGAAACTTGAGAAGAGAATTTACATCGCCCAGAACTTTGGTACAAATGCAAAAGAACAAGAGTTGAGATCTCCAAACTTGACCATTTGGGAGAATTTTCTCTCCCATGATATTTTTTGGGCATTGAGAATGGTTCTCAACCAAAAGTACAGGGTTTTCAAGCCTAGAATCAAACACTGCCTGCTGTATATGCTGCTGTATTATATTAGTACAGTGAGAAATATATGACTCATAATTCATAGTATACCCATCAGGTCCTTCCGGAATGGCAGAGGAAGAATGAGTCATAACTACGATGGTGTTGAACCAAATCGCAGTGCCAAACACTTCGGTTACAAGTTTCAAAAGTGGGAAGTCAACATAACCAGCATTGATAAAATCAAGGCGTTCAAAGTACAAAACAATATCTGGAGGGGACTTTCTAATGAATCTCCTTATAGAAAGCATGATCCTCCTATTTCTCTTCATATTATTAGTCGAGGAAGGCAGGAAACCAGGGGTATCAATAAATGTTATGTTAAGACCATTGACATTGCCCACAACTTCTTGGATGCGATTAGTAGCTGGTTGAAATGCGCCTGTGGTGGTTTTTGCTTGACCAAATATAGAATTTATGGTAGCACTTTTACCGACTCCTGATTTACCAAGTAGAAGTATTCGGCAAGAGAAATCCAATTCAGGCATGCCAATAGCTTCCTGTTCATTTGCTATTTCTCGGGCTCTACTGCTACTGTGGTTAACTCTTTTCAGATCTGATTCCTTGGTACGAATCAAAGTTGCCAGGTGCATCCGATAGAGAACCTTTGCGACCAAAAGATTTTCTTGTGACTGGCCAAGGCGCTGTAGCAATCTGAAGAATTTAACCTGGAGATCCTCAACCTTGGCTAAAGTATCCTTCCGTCTTCTATTAGTGTTATCTAGATAGTGATCAACTTCTGTATCTGCAACTAGCTGCAAGGAGGAACTGTGATGATTGCTCTGATCACCATTTGAAGAATTTGATGAGTCAGAAGGGATGGATGATGATACTGAACTAGCCGAGTGATCTGAACCTAGTAAAAACGCATATGCCTCAGTTCTATCTAAACTGTACTGATAATAGACATTATATTCACAAAAATCAGATTTGGTGCAAATATTGGTTTAGAAATGATATTACGCACAGAATATCACCCATTTAAATCATCCTAAACCACAGAATTgtacaaaataaaacacatataTCAACATCCAAACACATAATCTTGCATTCCTATAACTGTAGGAAAACATACTCTTTAAATTTTACTTGTTCCCTGGACTagatatgaaaaagaaatctCCTATTTCTCCGAGCATCAAAGAACTAACAGTAAAAAATCGGTAAATTCATCACGTCTGCAATTTTCTAGGACAGTTATTGTTTTAGTAACTCCTGTGCTGTATGACTGTTATGtgtgtatttattaaataagttttgtGGTAGATTTCTGAGGGACTATGTGACTGCATATTAAATTGTTGATGTTGGTTTGAAGGATTAGATCCCGTGCTGGGGGCAGAGGACTGTGTTAATGTTATGTACAAGAGATTTTGGTCTAATTCCATAATTCTTTCAACAAAACCTCCCAGATGGGAAAGTTTGGAATAActgcaaaaaataatatatttatttcaagaatcgattttattttataattgttggAAAATGGTTATAAGATATAACCAATATCGTTTGGTACAACAAAAATCTGATTTTACATTAAATGAGTATATATGTATGAAACTAAAACGAAAAAAACTATGGGAAAATAATGGCAAAAGCACCAAAATGGTGCAATTTTGACTTCAAAATTACCAAAATGATGTAATTTTAAAGTCGTGACAGCTTGGTACGACTTTGTTTAAAGAAAGTCGTGCCAGCATGGTTTGACTGGTATGACTtcaatttattgtaattttttttttttaaattttaattgaagtcATGCTAACTTAGTATAAATTTCATGTATTAtgatataaactaaaattgtgTCAGTTTGGTACAACTTCGGttcattataaatttctttttaattttaattgaagtcACTTCAAAATTAcaccatttttataattttgaagttaAAATTGCACCATTTTGGTGCTTTTGCTGGAAAATAATCATACACTACAAATTTTAAGATATAACagcttattttttattttctttctacaaATTTCAGCTACTCTCCGAAACATAAAATCACCAACAAATTTTTGTTCGAAAAACTGTTcgatctttaaaaataatatttggagCATGCTTGGGATAGCTTGAATTATTGATTTCAGCTGTTTtagttggaaaaaaaaaaaaataagactgtttgagaattattgtgttcccttgaaaaatttgtttaaatttacaaaagctttttttttaaaaaaaaaaaactactttttaTGTATCCAAACATTTTtagattatgattatttttcaaCAGTTTCTTTTTCACCTCAAACTTGTTATGTCCAAATTACTCCTAAGTCTCCCCATTTGCCGATAAAAAAAACCCCTCAGGTTTCTCAACAACTACCCCCTTCTTATAATTTACTTTGAAAAGGATGATtgtttttgttcaaaattaattatcttaaatatCATTCTTCAGAAAACTTACCAAAAACAAATAGTTTCGATTATAATTGGTTATaacaataattgattacataTAATTCATTATTGAAATAATCTAATTTTCGAAGTTATCCCACACACACCCTTAATGTGTCCAAACTCTTTAGGTTAACAAAATTCCTGCAGAAGTAGAGAGCAGCTCACAGGGAGGCCAGCAGCCCCTTCCGCACAAATTTAAGTTGTTGAGATAATTTAGTTATTAAGCTaagataagaaaatttaatcTGCACTTtgtaaataacaaattattcaaTGTTAGAATGGTTATTTACCTAGCTCAAATTCTTGAGTTTGAAGACGAACCGTAGCCTTCTAGCGTAGAAAGTATATATCTACCTATGAATTATTATACCGTAAAGGCTAACTCTATTATCAATAGAAGCATAATCTCCACAGGTACTCTATATGTATGGTGGCGAACCATGTCATATTGTCCCCTACTGGTTCTAAGAATTGTGAAACCTAATACTAATCTAAGGGTGCACTGGAAGAGTGAATACAGCACTATACAACTTGAAGGTGTAGCTTTCTACTAGATAACTACATATCTGCTGAACTTAACATGCACGGAATAACAGAACAAAACGAGTTCCCTGCTAGTACCATCTTCTTTCACCAACCACCGTTTTAGGAGGAGGAGAATTTCGTTATGACCGCATCTTGTGAGAAATTAACCATGTgcattttcattataaaatgaaataaaattatgcgCATTTTCAATGACTCCATTTGAAGTCACAAACAGTAATATCAGGGTTGTACCTTGctcattaaaattttcattctgaaTCCGGTGCTCTTCAGCGTAAAAACTATTGCCACCCGATAATGATGATGGCGAAACCACTGATTTGGATAGAATTTGAGAGAAAACCCAATCTCTAACACCTTTCATCCTACTGCAACATAAGAAAACAGAATTCCATAACTCAAAGTAACTAGAAAATGATAATTCGAAACAGTAAGCCAAAGAGATATCTTGGTTCTTCTTAAAGTGAAAACAACACCGCAAAACATATCATAAACATCAGTCAAAATATCCATCAGATGCAATCGACAAAGCATAAAATTTCATAACAGGGGATCCTCGATTCGATTCTCGTCAGCTAAAGGATTCAGTCAATAAGCATATGAACACAGAGTGTCTAGCCAATTGTCGGTCAATCATGAAAACATAAAACCCTTTTAAGAAAAAGCTTAAGACAATCAGTGTCGGTGCAACTAAGGAACAGGCAAACGAGGAAATCGTGTCAGAGGATAGGCAAACGAGGAAATCGTGACAAAGGATAAATAACGTGTAAACCTATGAAACAGATATCACCAAGCCAATTGCAGCAATCGTTAAAattcaacagaaaaaaataaaataaaataatgctaagaagaataaagaaatggaattaaaagagaaaaaaaaaaaagagttagatTAATGGAGGCGCTCACTTTGATATTTGGACATCAAACACAAGGAAGGATAACACCAAAACGCGAAGCTCGAGGATATACTGAGATCCAAAGAAGCAATATTTGGCTGCGAAAAGAGTCGAATCGACGTGGTCAAATCATTAGGTCAATCAGATTGTCTCATTATCttagaagaaaagaggaaagaaagttGGTCGGACAAAAATGAGTGAAGAAAGAAAGGGCACAAGAAAACCCTAATTAGAGAGAATTGGAAAGTGGTGTGTGAGTGAATgagaagggaagaagaaaatggagatttGGAGATAAGAATAAGACAGATTGATAAGTCCCTCACCTCATCTcttatttccttattttatttatttatttatttatgaattttacttTTGATTTTAAGTTGAAGATGGCAACAAAAATTGGCGGCACTGAAAGAGGCCAAAATATAATGAGGTGTGCAACACCAACCACTTCACGGCATGCATTCTCAACAGAGGTTGTCACCAATagttttttgtatttatttttatctttccaaaattaaattctattattatttattatcaaattaactcataattctttaatttttatgttttaattaaaaaccacaTAATGGTTGTGAAATCTTAATTGTTTAAatgagtttaaaataaattatagataaaTGGATTGTTTTATTACTCTTAATATCAgatttttgaattaaatgttatttaattgtaaGCTTATTTTTTACAAACTTCTTGCTTGAGTGTAATTACTTTACTGATATATGATCACTTGAAAGAAGTAAtacaaacaatataaataaaatatttaattccagttaaaccaaaacaaatatttctttaattcaaaacatttttcttcCTATAGTACTTAGattatacttattttaatttgaaaaattcaaattagaaaCCTAATTAACAAGTAATGTTTAACTACACAACTTATCTATCAATACATACAGTTCATCAAGAATCAAATAATAGATGTCATTCacatttatttaaacaaatttcaagtAAAGTTAGTCCatactttaagttttaaaaaaaaaattataaaattagtatagaaTTTTGTTGGGTAAACCGATAGTCATTAAACCAATATAAATATCTCTTCCTCCTTCATTAGAtgtattgaaagaaaattaaatattataaaaaacataaataaaagcACTTTAGTGTACAAACTTCTAATaacattatcaaaataattaatatttttattcctgttaatttatattgattttaaagaCTTTAAtcactctaattttttttatttgtattgggagaaaattaagcttaattagataataatataatgttgaTAATTTggattattataaaataattatcaacaaaacaaattaaaattatacaaaagcattaaactataattattattattaatcattttagtttagtaaataatattgtttattattattattaaacttagTTTATTTAACGATGTtattaaacaataacaaaaggTATAGAACtataataaacttaatatattatttaaatccagattatttataaaatggtattaaaaaatctaaatattatttacaactctaattttaatttaaattcatttttatttaatatcatttatactactttttttctttcattcaaacaatctcttttttcttttttaatttattttttctttctgtctATTCTTACACCATTCTGGAGAACATATTCCATCATCaaaaagttcaaataaaatattttataatcaaatatttgCTTCAATTAATTAATGCAAATTTACaagtagaataaaaaattaaaagtattttgagttatttttacctttcagaaaagaaataaaaagaattgagtTATTTATTGATCTATTACAactaatataaatgaattttttactGAATTTTCTGATTACTTTTTCTTCAAGTTTCAAGATTTATTTGACTCAATTACACAACCAGTTTGTTGTATTTGAGGAGTAACCAGCCAATTCAGTGTAGCTATTAAATTCATCTGGAAAAAAAGGGGCTGGATTCTATCTTTATCAATCAATCCAAGGAAGCCCTTAAGCTTAACTCCGGCAACCAATTAGCATTTGAAGATTTGGTATAACCTCTAATATCCATCCGTATCATGGTGGCATAGTTCCAGTTTTAATgagtatttaatttttcctGATGAAGGAACAACTGCAAAGCCCTCCAACCACTGATTTTTAAAGCACGGGAAGAGAAACGGAAGAGCATAAACAATTTTAGAGTTTCCAAAAAGTTGGAGTGCCTAAAAAATTCGGGCTGGTTTCTAGCTCCACCTTGAAACTATAAATTAATCTCTGAAAATGACATATTCGCTGGTTGTGATGTGAATGCAATATATTTTCCTTTGCTTGTTTCCTCATGTATGAGTCATGGCATATCATTGGAATGAAAATTGATATTAACCATGGCATATCAATGATTTGGAGCTTCTCTTATTCGAATCATGAGGCGACCTGTTTATCAGTTGCTTTATAGTAAAGCATCTTCTGTACATAGAACATCATGTAACACTGTGCAGCCCTGACAATGTTCTCATCAACTTGAGTAATCCAAGCATCGTCACACTTGTACCATCGATTGCTTAATCGCAGATAAGTAACATAATGGCCAGCATCTAGTTTACCAGTGTGCGTGACAACGGCAAACAACTCAAACTCTGAACACAACTCATCTGAAGCATCAGGCTCATCCCCATCAAAAGGAAAGATCCTGTTCCCAAATCGACTCCTTAAAATTGTTGATGAGAGATATGGCGACATGTCCAGTGAAAATGGGAACTGTAGGTAGCGATCCACTTTCCTGGACATCTTTCTTGTTGAAGAATGCTCAAATCTTTTTATATGAAAGCAAGAAACAAGGGGAAGTTTCCTTATTGACATCTGTTTGAGTGTTTCTTGCCTCACCTGACACTGCCTGCAGAAAAATTTTTGGTCAGCTCCCAATCTCTCTGCTCTCGTAAATCTCTTCAAGCATCCAGTCAAGGTAGATGTTCCACAGTATTGGCTTGAATTCATGCAATCAGCCTCACCATTGCAAGAATGATTTGACGTTGCAGTAGCCATTTTATTAGAAACCCCTTGATTCGGTTCCAAGTCCAGTGAGATGTCTATGCATGGGTCGTAAGTAGTTGATGTGAAACCACAGGCCATACATGTAACATCTGATCGCAGAATACCAGAGAATACTTTATGAGCAATGCAGCAGTCACCATTGCCTGAAATATCAGTGAAAATGTTGTCATACAAAGATGCTTAATAAAATGATGCCAGTTTAAGAGCAGATCTTACAATGAAGATCTTGTAAATTTCAGTAAACAAAGGTAGCAAACAAGATCCTTGTACTAAGGTGACAGTAGAACTTAGGTGTTCAAATGCTGAATGATATTGCCAAAAGGGTTCCTAATTGTACAACCATTATCCTGGGGTAAAATTAGACTTCTGGAAATGAACCAAGAGAAACAATTCATTTTCTTCGCAATTTAAATTACTGGAAAATTATGTAAACTCGATTTACATTTTTTCCTAACATTTTAGAAATACAGAAAATAGAAGACAGAATACAGGATAAAGTGATTACTGTCAAGCTTGACAACCAAACCACGACTTACTGGAACTAAAATTTTACAGCCGTCTGAATTTGTCTTGATAGATAGATATcttaaaaacataattgattCTTGAACAGCCAACCCACTAAATTTGACTGGCTCTCTAATCGAGAGAGTAAGGAAATGGTCTTGAATTGAAACAAAGGAATGCCAGCGGAAGACAGAGGAAAGAAAATGAGTGTTTCCATGTGGGACTAACACTCCAAAAGAGAAAGATCCACATCTTTCGAGGCTAAAATGTTAGCTCAGCTTTCAAAGAACTCAGAGATCTGACACTTTTGATGGCCTGAAAACTAATGCAACCTTCTCTCCAGGATAGGACAAGCTTGGAACTATAGCCTAAACAAGGTAAAAAGGTGGAGTTAACATTAACATCATTTGGTCTAGAATCTCCTGTATGATGAAACGAATAGGCTAAGCAGAAATTGACTTACACGGACTCACAGGAACGTAGCAGCTAAATCCATCACGACAGCAGGTTGTGGTTGAAAATTAGCCCTAAAAGTTTGAGCAATTGTCAACTCTTAGGGCAACAAGCAAGATACCTAAACCCTCACCCTGCagttaaatattatgataactCCGTTATCTTAAATAGTATTTTGAATtactatgaaattaaaaaaatgtcaaagacATTGAAGATAGCAAGACAACGGTGCTCTATTGATAGTCTTCTATAATCCGTTTGgtttcaactataattaatcTGAGCTAATTCACCAACTTGTCACAAGTTGAAAAAAGGTAACAGATTGACTTCTTAGTTCTTACACCATCTAAAGATTGTGTTCTTAACAATCTATTGCTAATGCTTAATAGCATAGGGATCAACATCTTCACTCATCACAACTTAACCATAATATTTTTTCCAGAAAATGGGATCAAAGAAGGTAAACATGTTAAAGAAGACTCTCTGATGGaaataagaggaaaaaaagaTTGGTGTTACAATATTccctatattattttttaagagatacAGTTACAATACCCTAGCCCTATGAGCCACAACTAAATTACACATGTTAAATATGAGTGAAAGCAAAACAGAGACCACAGCTTCCACAAGAGTTagacaaacacaacaaaacattGTTAAGCAAGCAAGGCAGGGCTGGTAGACTTGATATTATCCACAAAATGATTTGttatataaactaaaacaaacCAGCTGAGATTCTAGTAGCACAAAGTTCAGAAGGGTCAACATTGCtcacatgttttaattttattttgatattacgCTTGAATTGAATATCCCACGAGATACTAGAATAAGTGGCTTTATACAAGAAACCCCCTCTTTCCGaacaaaaaaatagaataacagTAGCAAGCACTTCGTAATGGTGAAGAGAATAATAAATGGGTGTCACAGTCAGAACACATTACCTTCACTATCTGGCTTACGCCGACCCTTCTCCACCTTCTCATGGATGCCATCAAGCATGGAAATGAAGAACTCATGGGCATCCTGTTGTTCATAACTGGCAAGGTTGGCTGCGTGCTGCCACCAACTGAAACATTACATCAAGAACCAGTCAAACAGTTAAACTTTCTATAACAAATTGAcgtaaaagaaatttaaatcctAAATAAGGATTTAAAGAAACATAACCGGTTCTATTCATTCACAGTTTATATGTCACCACCATACGCACCTGTACAAAAACTTAGCGGGGCTGTAGGGAACGCGATCTCCAGAAAACACAGCAGAGAACATAGCATCCATATCGCAAGCTAAGCATATTCGCGCATTCTTGTTCCCATTATTGCCGCCATTTCTCTTCCCAACAGCACCACCGTCTCCGTCACCGTTGTTCCTTTTCTGGCAGAAAAAACGATTATGCCTATCGCTCAAAAAGTAATTCCGCAACGGCGGCGTGTGAAGCAGCGCTTGCAACACCGAGTTCATGAAGCACGTATTTCCCAAATTGTTCAGTCCGCGCAATCCGCGCGGCA
This genomic stretch from Vigna radiata var. radiata cultivar VC1973A chromosome 7, Vradiata_ver6, whole genome shotgun sequence harbors:
- the LOC106768683 gene encoding translocase of chloroplast 90, chloroplastic isoform X2, with product MKGVRDWVFSQILSKSVVSPSSLSGGNSFYAEEHRIQNENFNEQDHSASSVSSSIPSDSSNSSNGDQSNHHSSSLQLVADTEVDHYLDNTNRRRKDTLAKVEDLQVKFFRLLQRLGQSQENLLVAKVLYRMHLATLIRTKESDLKRVNHSSSRAREIANEQEAIGMPELDFSCRILLLGKSGVGKSATINSIFGQAKTTTGAFQPATNRIQEVVGNVNGLNITFIDTPGFLPSSTNNMKRNRRIMLSIRRFIRKSPPDIVLYFERLDFINAGYVDFPLLKLVTEVFGTAIWFNTIVVMTHSSSAIPEGPDGYTMNYESYISHCTNIIQQHIQQAVFDSRLENPVLLVENHSQCPKNIMGEKILPNGQVWRSQLLFFCICTKVLGDVNSLLKFQNSVELGPSSSTRIPSMPHLLSSLLRHHPISNLSGTDDEIEEILLYDNEEDENDQLPPIRVLTKSQFEMLSEPLKKDYLDEMDYRETLFLKKQLKEDYRKRKEKLLSTEQKFLNSDNPDDQQAPPEPVLLPDMAVPPCFDSDCHGHRYRCLVSDDQWLVRPVLDPQGWDHDAGFDGINLEATTEIKKNVYASVVGQMNKNKQDFSIQSECAAAYVDPWGPTYSMGVDVQSTGKDYMCTVRSNTKLKNIKHNIADCGISLTSLAKRYYVGAKLEDTVFVGKRLKFVLNAGRMEGAGQMAYGGSFEANLRGEDYPVRDDNVSLTMTVLSFNKEMVLSGSLRSEFRLSRTSRASISGNLNSRKMGQVCIKISSSDNLQIASVAFFSILKFLSRRKPTRNVVKEVTD
- the LOC106768683 gene encoding translocase of chloroplast 90, chloroplastic isoform X1 gives rise to the protein MKGVRDWVFSQILSKSVVSPSSLSGGNSFYAEEHRIQNENFNEQGSDHSASSVSSSIPSDSSNSSNGDQSNHHSSSLQLVADTEVDHYLDNTNRRRKDTLAKVEDLQVKFFRLLQRLGQSQENLLVAKVLYRMHLATLIRTKESDLKRVNHSSSRAREIANEQEAIGMPELDFSCRILLLGKSGVGKSATINSIFGQAKTTTGAFQPATNRIQEVVGNVNGLNITFIDTPGFLPSSTNNMKRNRRIMLSIRRFIRKSPPDIVLYFERLDFINAGYVDFPLLKLVTEVFGTAIWFNTIVVMTHSSSAIPEGPDGYTMNYESYISHCTNIIQQHIQQAVFDSRLENPVLLVENHSQCPKNIMGEKILPNGQVWRSQLLFFCICTKVLGDVNSLLKFQNSVELGPSSSTRIPSMPHLLSSLLRHHPISNLSGTDDEIEEILLYDNEEDENDQLPPIRVLTKSQFEMLSEPLKKDYLDEMDYRETLFLKKQLKEDYRKRKEKLLSTEQKFLNSDNPDDQQAPPEPVLLPDMAVPPCFDSDCHGHRYRCLVSDDQWLVRPVLDPQGWDHDAGFDGINLEATTEIKKNVYASVVGQMNKNKQDFSIQSECAAAYVDPWGPTYSMGVDVQSTGKDYMCTVRSNTKLKNIKHNIADCGISLTSLAKRYYVGAKLEDTVFVGKRLKFVLNAGRMEGAGQMAYGGSFEANLRGEDYPVRDDNVSLTMTVLSFNKEMVLSGSLRSEFRLSRTSRASISGNLNSRKMGQVCIKISSSDNLQIASVAFFSILKFLSRRKPTRNVVKEVTD
- the LOC106768683 gene encoding translocase of chloroplast 90, chloroplastic isoform X3 codes for the protein MHLATLIRTKESDLKRVNHSSSRAREIANEQEAIGMPELDFSCRILLLGKSGVGKSATINSIFGQAKTTTGAFQPATNRIQEVVGNVNGLNITFIDTPGFLPSSTNNMKRNRRIMLSIRRFIRKSPPDIVLYFERLDFINAGYVDFPLLKLVTEVFGTAIWFNTIVVMTHSSSAIPEGPDGYTMNYESYISHCTNIIQQHIQQAVFDSRLENPVLLVENHSQCPKNIMGEKILPNGQVWRSQLLFFCICTKVLGDVNSLLKFQNSVELGPSSSTRIPSMPHLLSSLLRHHPISNLSGTDDEIEEILLYDNEEDENDQLPPIRVLTKSQFEMLSEPLKKDYLDEMDYRETLFLKKQLKEDYRKRKEKLLSTEQKFLNSDNPDDQQAPPEPVLLPDMAVPPCFDSDCHGHRYRCLVSDDQWLVRPVLDPQGWDHDAGFDGINLEATTEIKKNVYASVVGQMNKNKQDFSIQSECAAAYVDPWGPTYSMGVDVQSTGKDYMCTVRSNTKLKNIKHNIADCGISLTSLAKRYYVGAKLEDTVFVGKRLKFVLNAGRMEGAGQMAYGGSFEANLRGEDYPVRDDNVSLTMTVLSFNKEMVLSGSLRSEFRLSRTSRASISGNLNSRKMGQVCIKISSSDNLQIASVAFFSILKFLSRRKPTRNVVKEVTD
- the LOC106769266 gene encoding ubiquitin carboxyl-terminal hydrolase 22, with translation MSPKINAQISPQPCPHLAEFRRTSTKPFLALHSCLRIKPPGGRAALRRDPDEVPRCGACGLSSPSRLYACITCAAVSCHSTSNAESSHAAVHAASMPPGHQIAVDVDRAELFCCACRDQVYDRDFDAAVVIAQIAASTLGADPPPAIPSSHPENLRKKRRVDYRPWAPDLRERALIGSCSGPIASDAADPSQDLPRGLRGLNNLGNTCFMNSVLQALLHTPPLRNYFLSDRHNRFFCQKRNNGDGDGGAVGKRNGGNNGNKNARICLACDMDAMFSAVFSGDRVPYSPAKFLYSWWQHAANLASYEQQDAHEFFISMLDGIHEKVEKGRRKPDSEGNGDCCIAHKVFSGILRSDVTCMACGFTSTTYDPCIDISLDLEPNQGVSNKMATATSNHSCNGEADCMNSSQYCGTSTLTGCLKRFTRAERLGADQKFFCRQCQVRQETLKQMSIRKLPLVSCFHIKRFEHSSTRKMSRKVDRYLQFPFSLDMSPYLSSTILRSRFGNRIFPFDGDEPDASDELCSEFELFAVVTHTGKLDAGHYVTYLRLSNRWYKCDDAWITQVDENIVRAAQCYMMFYVQKMLYYKATDKQVAS